One Pseudopipra pipra isolate bDixPip1 chromosome 26, bDixPip1.hap1, whole genome shotgun sequence DNA window includes the following coding sequences:
- the LOC135403124 gene encoding olfactory receptor 10A7-like, which produces MLTPHSRRLGHCPKQCHLESADTAHSHYSRCLLTLLSSACSTVTPFDPAALQQFPRDSLSNWLKHRHVTTALTVCLLDSSQMESTEETESGNHTLLTEFVLSGLSSRPELQHLLFFTFCLVYTMTVVGNLLICVATVHPTLCTSMYFFLRVLAFLDVSTALTVVPKMLVSFMSEDRSILYMGCATQLYCVIFFGATEWYLLAAMAYDRYVAICNPLRYTVIMNARVCLSLVLLSCCSGNVVSVVQTAWVFTMPFCGPRRINHFFCDIPPLILLSCNDTSLYEKQMVAATVLAIFTPFCLILVSYACIISSILKISSAESRHKTFSTCSSHLIVVILYCASGTLNYLRPNSRNSQDTKKVVAVIYTTIIPMLNPLIYSLRNKEVREVLIVTMAVLVKK; this is translated from the coding sequence ATGCTAACTCCTCATAGTCGAAGGCTTGGTCACTGTCCCAAACAATGCCACTTGGAGAGCGCTGACACTGCACACTCCCACTACAGTCGTTGCCTTCTTACTTTGCTCAGCTCAGCCTGTTCTACAGTTACACCCTTCGatccagcagctctccagcagtTCCCAAGAGACTCTTTGAGTAACTGGCTGAAGCACCGTCATGTGACTACAGCTCTGACAGTCTGTCTGCTTGATTCCTCCCAGATGGAGTCAACAGAGGAAACAGAATCAGGAAACCACACTCTGCTGACTGAATTTGTCCTCTCTGGATTGTCCAGCCGCCCAGAACTGCAGCACTTGCTCTTCTTCACATTCTGCTTAGTTTACACCATGACTGTCGTTGGGAACCTTCTCATCTGCGTGGCCACGGTGCACCCCACCCTCTGCACGTCCATGTACTTCTTCCTCCGGGTCCTGGCCTTCCTGGATGTTTCCACAGCATTGACTGTTGTCCCCAAGATGCTGGTAAGTTTCATGTcagaggacaggagcatcctctaCATGGGCTGTGCCACGCAGCTCtactgtgtgatttttttcGGAGCCACTGAATGGTACCTTTTGGCAGCCATGGCCTATGACCGTTACGTGGCCATTTGCAACCCCCTGAGATACACTGTCATCATGAATGCCAGAGTCTGCCTTTCCTTGGTcctgctgtcctgctgcagtggcaatGTTGTGTCTGTGGTGCAGACAGCTTGGGTGTTCACGATGCCCTTTTGTGGGCCCAGGAGGATTAACcacttcttctgtgacattCCCCCGCTCATCCTGCTCTCCTGCAATGACACCTCGCTGTATGAAAAGCAGATGGTTGCAGCCACAGTGCTGGCCATCTTCACGCCATTCTGCCTCATCCTGGTGTCCTATGCCTGCATCATCTCCAGCATCCTGAAGATTtcctctgcagagagcagacACAAGACcttctccacctgctcctcacACCTTATTGTTGTAATATTGTACTGTGCAAGTGGAACCTTGAATTACTTACGACCGAATTCCCGTAATTCACAAGACACTAAGAAAGTTGTTGCTGTCATATACACAACCATAATTCCCATGTTAAACCCCCTGATTTACAGCCTGAGGAATAAAGAAGTGAGAGAAGTACTAATCGTAACTATGGCTGTGTTGGTGAAGAAATAA